TCGATTTgtctttttatttttttcgGAATGGTGCCGACGCCTTTCGCAACTTGAATGTCTTCGCCTGGTAGGTCCCCGCGGGGTGGGTGCTCGATCAAACGCTGGTGGAGCTGtgtcgagaagaagcttTGTGTAGGCAATCAATTAGCTTATGTATTTCATTACCATGAGACAGTTGATGAAGCTTAGAGCTCCAAATATTGACACCCTTAATCAGATGCGCGATAGATTTTCAACATAGCAAGAGCAGATTCCCTACTGCGGATAAGAAAAGAGGATAGCAGGATACGAGAAATAACTCAATATAACAACAGGGCAAGACAGCAGAGATCAAAGACAACAATCGTCTAGAATCCAGATCAATCAAGCCAACAGTGACGTACGTTAGACAGGCGAACAAAACCCAGGCTATCTGGGACTTGGCCTTTCGATAGGTTGCACCTttgtcgaggtcgagtcgCACGTCGTGAGAAGGGTCGATGTTGAAGAGTTCAAGCCTTCTGGACATGTCCAAAAGGTCATCGAGGAACTCGACATGCTGAGCACCCGCCCCAAGGGTGACCGAAGTCATCAACAAAAAATGCACCGCTGCCACAGTACAGATGCCGTATCTGACTCCGGCCTCCTTGGTACTCCTCCACAGTCTCTTTGCTTCTTCGTAGAAGGAGTGGCCCacgatgatggcctcgggCTCGAAGGCCGCGTATCCCTGCTGCATGGCGATGAGACTACACATCAAGCAACTCGAGTGAAGCATTGTCAGTGTGAGGCCACTTACACAAGCCCAGGCAAATAGCCCGCTTACGAGAATTCGAGAACAGAACTCGTTCTTACCGAGCAGCCCGTCCAGAAGCAGATCATCGTCAATCAGTGGCATCATCGGGTGGTCGGTCTCAAGATAAAGCTGCAGGACCGCAATGGAGAATTCGTTGGTGACAGGCACGTCCGTCCATTGTGTTATGTCGACACTCAGTAACCGATTGTCGTACAGTGTCGATGGCTTGCGCGGCCCGACCAAGCTTGCCGAGTTGGAGCTTTCCCCTTCTTGATGATGAAGGTACTGCGAAAACGAGTCTGCATTTCTGGAATCAGGGCTTCAAATCAGCAAGAATCCTGTCTTTTCAGAACCAGgttggaaaaagaaagaTGAATTCCAAGGTTGTCAAGAGGGAAACCAAGCACTCCTGCTTTGCCTGTGCTGCTCCAGGGACTGAATATAGAGCCAACGTACCCAGTCGAGCCACTCCTGCTCCAGAGGACTTCACTCGGAAGCAACAGGAAGTCCAAGTCGGCTTTGGATGGctgaggcggcggccaagtGGGATAGGCAACAGGATGTCTCATCATCAGCTCGAATTCCAGGGAGGACTGTTTGGGTGGCAAGGTTGCCCTGTTTAGCACAGCTGACGACAGTCCGGCATCGTTCCCCCGCAAGGCAAGGCATATGAGGGCTGGATCGTTGCCATTTCTCAGGAGCTGCAGACCCTCGAAAGCCTCGTCTTCGGGAAGACCCTTGAGGATTTCGAGcaagtcggcggcgtcggcattGCTCAGAGACTCCTCCTTGTCGACTAGCTGGAAGCCGGCGGGGATGGCCTTCAGAATGGCGTCGGTGAGCACTCTGTATTCGCACTTGAGCCCACGGCGCAGACACTGTGAGCACTCTGGCTGGCCATCGCACTGTGCAAAAAGGCTAATTGTCAGTGTTGTGTTGTGCATGAGGAAGAGCCCAAGAGAGTTTTTGGCTGGTTGGAGGTCGGAATGGGCGAAAGCCCTGTGGTTTAGTAACTTGATTT
The genomic region above belongs to Colletotrichum higginsianum IMI 349063 chromosome 2, whole genome shotgun sequence and contains:
- a CDS encoding C6 zinc finger domain containing protein, with the translated sequence MPPDDRPQRQLLPLTAQQPLQELTSTDGDDGNSLGRKRRRPYTSKACNFCRDKKKACDGQPECSQCLRRGLKCEYRVLTDAILKAIPAGFQLVDKEESLSNADAADLLEILKGLPEDEAFEGLQLLRNGNDPALICLALRGNDAGLSSAVLNRATLPPKQSSLEFELMMRHPVAYPTWPPPQPSKADLDFLLLPSEVLWSRSGSTGNADSFSQYLHHQEGESSNSASLVGPRKPSTLYDNRLLSVDITQWTDVPVTNEFSIAVLQLYLETDHPMMPLIDDDLLLDGLLGKNEFCSRILVSGLFAWACVSGLTLTMLHSSCLMCSLIAMQQGYAAFEPEAIIVGHSFYEEAKRLWRSTKEAGVRYGICTVAAVHFLLMTSVTLGAGAQHVEFLDDLLDMSRRLELFNIDPSHDVRLDLDKGATYRKAKSQIAWVLFACLTIYHHLAIMDLFRPLLQHNGAPQQRLSIFQSEESTPDAVYAASVKQLKRIVISYRHNHPESSYSFFWHSALLYLANATLTEVTVTGHTPDWRFYLRLCMACYQTLYTGFRLAKGITLSLLSMALEKGAMDIPQARAIRKDLELRGKHHTIPDEVPVYWVVDLDLAVTDPSAAQVENLVQRFRELQLSETSETFES